From one Pseudomonas sp. S35 genomic stretch:
- the rph gene encoding ribonuclease PH gives MKRPSGRAADQLRSIRITRNYTKHAEGSVLVEFGDTKVICTVSVENGVPRFLKGQGQGWLTAEYGMLPRATGERNQREASRGKQGGRTLEIQRLIGRSLRAALDMSKLGDVTLYVDCDVIQADGGTRTASITGAMVALVDALKVIKKRGGLKGGDPLKQMIAAVSVGMYQGEPVLDLDYLEDSAAETDLNVVMTSTGGFIEVQGTAEGAPFQPAELNAMLALAQKGMTEIFELQNAALAD, from the coding sequence ATGAAACGTCCAAGTGGTCGCGCTGCCGATCAGCTCCGCTCGATCCGCATCACCCGCAACTACACCAAACACGCCGAGGGATCCGTACTGGTCGAGTTTGGCGATACCAAGGTGATCTGCACCGTCAGCGTCGAAAACGGCGTGCCGCGTTTCCTCAAGGGCCAGGGCCAGGGTTGGTTGACTGCCGAGTACGGCATGCTGCCGCGCGCTACCGGCGAGCGTAACCAACGTGAAGCCAGCCGTGGCAAGCAAGGCGGGCGCACCCTGGAAATCCAGCGCCTGATCGGTCGCTCCCTGCGTGCAGCCCTGGACATGTCCAAGCTGGGCGACGTGACCCTGTACGTCGACTGCGACGTGATCCAGGCCGATGGTGGCACCCGCACTGCCTCCATCACCGGCGCCATGGTGGCCCTGGTCGACGCACTCAAAGTGATCAAGAAGCGTGGCGGCCTGAAGGGCGGTGACCCGCTCAAGCAGATGATCGCTGCGGTATCGGTCGGCATGTACCAGGGCGAGCCAGTGCTGGACCTGGACTACCTGGAAGACTCGGCTGCCGAGACCGACCTGAACGTGGTGATGACCAGCACCGGTGGCTTCATCGAAGTGCAGGGTACCGCCGAAGGCGCGCCATTCCAGCCGGCCGAGTTGAACGCCATGCTGGCCCTGGCGCAAAAAGGCATGACTGAAATCTTCGAACTGCAGAACGCCGCCCTGGCCGACTGA
- a CDS encoding YicC/YloC family endoribonuclease, translating to MVHSMTAFARVEKAGAQGTLSWELRSVNSRYLEPHLRLPESFRDLEGAVREALRQGISRGKLECTLRFTEETTGKPLQVDRERAAQLVAAAETIAGLIKQPAALNPLEVLAWPGVLVADATDPQALNAEALALFNQGLKELKAGREREGAELARLINERLTSIEEDVVTLRELVPQMLATQRQKVLDRFTDMKADLDPVRLEQEMVLLAQKSDVAEELDRLSTHILEVRRVLKSGGAAGRRLDFLMQELNREANTLGSKAFDPRSTTAAVNLKVLIEQMREQVQNIE from the coding sequence ATGGTGCACAGCATGACCGCCTTCGCCCGCGTCGAAAAAGCCGGCGCCCAAGGCACCCTGAGCTGGGAACTGCGCTCGGTCAACAGCCGCTACCTGGAGCCGCACCTGCGCCTGCCGGAATCGTTCCGCGACCTCGAGGGCGCCGTACGTGAAGCGCTGCGCCAAGGCATTTCCCGCGGCAAGCTCGAATGCACCCTGCGCTTTACCGAAGAGACCACCGGCAAACCGCTGCAAGTGGATCGCGAGCGCGCCGCCCAACTGGTCGCCGCCGCCGAAACCATCGCCGGCCTGATCAAGCAACCCGCCGCGCTGAACCCCCTGGAAGTGCTGGCCTGGCCCGGCGTGCTGGTGGCCGACGCCACCGACCCGCAAGCCCTCAACGCCGAAGCCCTCGCCCTGTTCAACCAGGGCTTGAAGGAGCTCAAGGCCGGTCGCGAGCGAGAAGGCGCCGAACTCGCGCGCCTGATCAACGAGCGCCTGACCTCGATCGAAGAAGACGTTGTCACCCTGCGCGAGCTAGTGCCGCAGATGCTCGCCACCCAGCGCCAGAAGGTCCTCGACCGCTTCACCGATATGAAAGCCGACCTCGACCCCGTGCGCCTGGAACAGGAAATGGTCCTGCTGGCACAAAAGAGCGACGTCGCAGAAGAACTCGACCGCCTGAGCACCCACATTCTTGAGGTGCGGCGCGTGCTCAAGTCCGGTGGCGCCGCCGGTCGGCGCCTGGATTTCCTGATGCAGGAACTCAACCGCGAAGCCAATACACTGGGCTCCAAGGCATTTGACCCGCGCAGCACCACGGCTGCGGTCAACCTTAAAGTGTTGATCGAGCAGATGCGCGAACAAGTACAGAATATTGAGTAA
- the gmk gene encoding guanylate kinase, giving the protein MTHSTGTLYIISAPSGAGKSSLVKALTDTNDQIRISVSHTTRAMRPGEMNGVHYHFVERTEFVKMIEHGDFLERAEVFGNLYGTSQSHLQQTLDEGHDLILEIDWQGAEQVRKLMPQARSIFILPPSLEALHQRLTNRGQDSDEIIEGRMREAVSEMSHYVDYDYLIINDDFSHALDDLKAIFRTNQLQQKRQQQRFGKLLAELLG; this is encoded by the coding sequence ATGACCCATAGCACTGGCACCCTTTACATCATTTCCGCCCCTTCGGGCGCGGGCAAGAGCAGCCTGGTCAAGGCGCTGACCGACACCAACGATCAGATCCGCATCTCGGTCTCCCACACCACCCGCGCCATGCGTCCGGGCGAGATGAACGGCGTGCACTATCACTTCGTCGAGCGCACCGAGTTCGTCAAGATGATCGAGCACGGCGACTTCCTGGAGCGCGCCGAGGTGTTCGGCAACCTGTATGGCACCTCGCAAAGCCACCTGCAGCAGACCCTCGACGAAGGTCACGACCTGATCTTGGAAATCGACTGGCAGGGCGCCGAACAAGTGCGCAAGCTGATGCCCCAGGCACGCTCGATCTTCATCCTGCCGCCGTCGCTCGAAGCCTTGCACCAGCGCCTGACCAACCGTGGCCAGGACAGCGACGAGATCATCGAAGGCCGCATGCGTGAAGCCGTCAGCGAAATGAGCCACTACGTCGACTACGACTACCTGATCATCAATGACGATTTTTCCCACGCACTGGATGACCTGAAGGCGATTTTCCGCACCAATCAGCTCCAGCAAAAGCGTCAACAACAGCGTTTTGGCAAGTTACTGGCCGAATTGCTCGGCTGA
- the rpoZ gene encoding DNA-directed RNA polymerase subunit omega, which translates to MARVTVEDCLDHVANRFELVMLSTKRARQLATGGKEPLVQWENDKPTVVALREIAEGLMSYEFIANAEIVEDEPLFAAFEDESNEAV; encoded by the coding sequence ATGGCCCGCGTAACCGTTGAAGACTGCCTAGACCACGTGGCAAACCGCTTTGAGCTGGTCATGCTCTCTACCAAGCGTGCCCGTCAACTGGCCACTGGCGGCAAAGAGCCCCTGGTCCAGTGGGAAAACGACAAGCCTACCGTTGTAGCCCTGCGTGAAATCGCTGAAGGCCTGATGAGCTACGAGTTCATCGCCAACGCTGAAATCGTTGAAGACGAACCGCTGTTTGCAGCGTTCGAGGACGAGTCCAACGAGGCCGTCTAA
- the spoT gene encoding bifunctional GTP diphosphokinase/guanosine-3',5'-bis pyrophosphate 3'-pyrophosphohydrolase — MPSIDALADRLSTYLGPDQVNLVRRAYFYAEQAHDGQRRRSGEAYVTHPLAVANILADMHMDHQSLMAAMLHDVIEDTGIAKEALSAQFGETVAELVDGVSKLTQMNFETKAEAQAENFQKMAMAMARDIRVILVKLADRLHNMRTLEVLSGEKRRRIAKETLEIYAPIANRLGMHAIRIEFEDLGFKAMHPMRSARIYQAVKRARGNRKEIVNKIEESLSHCLAIDEIEGEVSGRQKHIYGIYKKMRGKRRAFNEIMDVYAFRIIVDKVDTCYRVLGAVHNLYKPLPGRFKDYIAIPKANGYQSLHTTLFGMHGVPIEIQIRTREMEEMANNGIAAHWLYKSSGDEQPKGTHARARQWVKGVLEMQQRAGNSLEFIESVKIDLFPDEVYVFTPKGRIMELPKGSTAVDFAYAVHTDVGNSCIACRINRRLAPLSEPLQSGSTVEIVSAPGARPNPAWLNFVVTGKARTHIRHALKLQRRSESISLGERLLNKVLNGFDSALDKIPQERVQAMLHEYRQETVEDLLEDIGLGNRMAYVVARRLLGEGEQLPSPEGPLAIRGTEGLVLSYAKCCTPIPGDPIVGHLSAGKGMVVHLDNCRNITEIRHNPEKCIQLSWAKDVTGEFNVELRVELEHQRGLIALLASSVNAADGNIEKISMDERDGRISVVQLVVSVHDRVHLARVIKKLRALTGVIRITRMRA; from the coding sequence TTGCCGAGCATAGACGCCCTCGCCGATCGCTTATCGACCTACCTCGGCCCCGACCAGGTCAACCTGGTCCGCCGAGCGTATTTCTATGCCGAACAAGCCCACGACGGCCAACGCCGCCGTAGCGGTGAGGCGTATGTCACCCATCCTCTTGCGGTGGCGAATATTCTTGCCGACATGCACATGGACCATCAGAGCCTGATGGCCGCGATGCTGCATGACGTGATCGAAGACACCGGTATTGCCAAGGAAGCGCTCAGTGCGCAATTTGGCGAAACCGTGGCCGAACTGGTCGATGGGGTCAGCAAGCTGACCCAGATGAACTTCGAGACCAAGGCCGAAGCCCAGGCGGAAAACTTCCAGAAGATGGCCATGGCGATGGCCCGCGATATCCGGGTAATCCTGGTCAAGCTGGCCGACCGGCTGCACAACATGCGCACGCTGGAAGTGCTGTCCGGCGAAAAACGTCGGCGCATCGCCAAGGAAACCCTGGAAATCTACGCACCCATCGCCAACCGGCTGGGCATGCACGCCATTCGTATCGAGTTCGAAGACCTCGGCTTCAAGGCCATGCACCCGATGCGCTCGGCGCGCATCTACCAGGCGGTCAAGCGCGCCCGGGGCAACCGCAAGGAAATCGTCAACAAGATCGAAGAGTCGCTGAGCCACTGCCTGGCGATCGACGAGATCGAGGGCGAGGTCAGCGGCCGGCAGAAACACATCTACGGCATCTACAAGAAGATGCGCGGCAAGCGTCGGGCCTTCAACGAGATCATGGACGTGTACGCGTTCCGGATCATCGTCGACAAGGTCGACACCTGCTACCGCGTGCTGGGCGCTGTACATAATTTGTACAAACCGCTGCCAGGGCGCTTCAAGGACTACATCGCGATTCCCAAGGCCAACGGCTATCAGTCGCTGCATACCACGCTGTTCGGCATGCACGGCGTGCCGATCGAGATCCAGATCCGCACCCGCGAAATGGAAGAGATGGCCAACAACGGCATCGCCGCCCACTGGTTGTACAAGTCCAGTGGCGACGAGCAGCCAAAAGGCACCCACGCCCGCGCCCGCCAGTGGGTCAAAGGCGTGCTGGAAATGCAACAACGTGCCGGCAACTCCCTGGAATTCATCGAAAGCGTGAAGATCGACCTGTTCCCGGACGAGGTCTACGTGTTCACGCCCAAGGGCCGGATCATGGAGCTGCCCAAAGGCTCCACGGCGGTCGACTTCGCCTACGCGGTGCACACCGATGTGGGCAACAGCTGCATTGCCTGCCGCATCAACCGGCGCCTGGCCCCGCTGTCGGAACCGCTGCAAAGCGGCTCTACAGTGGAGATCGTCAGCGCACCGGGCGCACGCCCGAACCCGGCATGGCTGAACTTCGTGGTCACCGGCAAGGCGCGCACGCACATCCGCCATGCGCTGAAACTGCAGCGCCGTTCCGAGTCCATCAGCCTGGGCGAACGCCTGCTAAACAAGGTGCTCAACGGTTTCGACAGCGCCCTGGACAAGATCCCGCAGGAGCGCGTGCAAGCGATGCTCCACGAGTATCGCCAGGAAACCGTCGAGGACCTGCTGGAAGATATCGGCCTGGGCAACCGCATGGCCTACGTCGTCGCCCGCCGCCTGCTCGGCGAAGGCGAACAGCTGCCAAGCCCCGAAGGCCCGCTGGCGATTCGCGGCACCGAGGGCCTGGTGCTCAGCTACGCCAAGTGCTGCACGCCGATCCCGGGCGACCCGATTGTCGGCCACCTGTCCGCAGGCAAAGGCATGGTCGTGCACCTGGACAACTGCCGCAACATCACCGAGATCCGCCACAACCCGGAAAAATGCATCCAGCTCTCGTGGGCCAAGGATGTCACCGGCGAATTCAACGTCGAGTTGCGTGTGGAGCTGGAACACCAGCGCGGCCTGATCGCCCTGCTGGCCAGCAGCGTCAACGCGGCCGACGGCAATATCGAAAAAATCAGCATGGACGAACGCGATGGTCGCATCAGCGTGGTCCAACTGGTGGTCAGCGTGCACGACCGCGTGCACCTGGCCCGCGTGATCAAGAAGCTGCGCGCCTTGACCGGGGTCATCCGCATCACCCGTATGCGTGCTTAA
- a CDS encoding RidA family protein, with translation MTKTVITSDKAPAAIGTYSQAIKAGNTVYMSGQIPLDPKTMELVEGFEAQTVQVFENLKSVAEAAGGSFKDIVKLNIFLTDLSHFAKVNEIMGKYFEQPYPARAAIGVAALPKGAQVEMDAILVIE, from the coding sequence ATGACCAAGACTGTTATCACCAGCGACAAGGCCCCGGCCGCCATCGGTACTTACTCCCAGGCGATCAAGGCGGGTAACACTGTCTACATGTCCGGCCAGATCCCGCTGGACCCAAAGACCATGGAACTGGTGGAAGGCTTCGAAGCGCAGACCGTACAGGTCTTCGAGAACCTCAAGTCCGTGGCCGAAGCTGCTGGCGGTTCGTTCAAGGACATCGTCAAGCTGAACATCTTCCTCACCGACCTGAGCCACTTCGCCAAGGTCAACGAGATCATGGGCAAATACTTCGAACAGCCTTACCCAGCCCGCGCCGCGATCGGCGTTGCCGCCCTGCCGAAGGGTGCACAGGTTGAGATGGACGCGATTCTGGTCATCGAGTAA
- a CDS encoding SDR family oxidoreductase — translation MSVPSVVIAGCGDVGSRLASQLLASGWEVHGLRRDISRLPDGVIGIAGDLFNKDCPDTWPIGGVDYLVYCAAATDHDEAGYRAAYVHGLQHVLEWLQDYGQAPKHLLFVSSSSVYGQQGGEWVDETSDTQAKGYSGQVMLEAEQVALNSGIPASIVRLTGIYGPGREWLLTQVRQGYRVAIDPPLYGNRIHADDAAGLLAFLLRHVEQGGALDKVYIGVDDAPAPLAEVVAWLREYLGVTQWSEDASVRRAGSKQCSNKRIKALGWSPRYPSYREGYAAILEGKR, via the coding sequence ATGTCTGTGCCTTCTGTTGTGATTGCCGGATGCGGTGATGTGGGTAGTCGGCTGGCTAGCCAATTGCTGGCCTCGGGATGGGAGGTTCATGGCTTGCGTCGCGATATTTCGCGCCTGCCCGACGGCGTGATCGGCATTGCTGGCGACCTGTTCAACAAAGATTGCCCCGACACTTGGCCCATCGGCGGGGTGGATTACCTGGTGTATTGCGCTGCCGCGACCGATCACGATGAAGCTGGCTATCGCGCCGCCTACGTTCACGGTTTGCAGCATGTGCTGGAGTGGTTGCAGGATTACGGCCAGGCGCCCAAGCATTTGCTGTTTGTATCCAGCAGCAGCGTATACGGGCAGCAGGGTGGCGAGTGGGTCGACGAGACCTCTGATACGCAGGCCAAAGGCTATTCCGGGCAAGTGATGCTCGAAGCCGAGCAGGTAGCCCTCAATAGTGGCATTCCTGCGAGCATTGTACGGTTGACCGGTATTTACGGCCCCGGACGCGAATGGCTGCTGACTCAGGTACGCCAGGGTTACCGTGTAGCCATTGATCCACCTTTATATGGCAACCGCATCCACGCCGATGACGCGGCCGGTTTGCTCGCATTTTTGTTGCGCCATGTGGAGCAGGGTGGGGCGCTGGACAAGGTCTACATCGGCGTCGACGACGCGCCAGCGCCATTGGCCGAGGTAGTGGCTTGGTTGCGTGAGTACCTGGGTGTCACGCAATGGTCAGAGGACGCCAGCGTGCGGCGCGCGGGCAGCAAGCAATGCAGCAACAAACGCATCAAGGCGTTGGGCTGGTCGCCGAGGTACCCAAGTTATCGGGAAGGGTATGCCGCGATCCTTGAGGGCAAGCGCTGA
- the exbB gene encoding tonB-system energizer ExbB: MTRNTTPASPTKLHGPSRAWRAIAAMLFSVLLAPTAAFADATAPATPPAAEHNAAAPAAPAAAPVATDPTLAADPGAADETGVVLEEDNTLGMAHDLSPWGMYQNADVVVKAVMIGLAIASIITWTIWIAKGFELLGAKRRLRTEIVHLKKATTLKEASESATKKGTLANTLVHDALEEMRLSANTREKEGIKERVAFRLERLVAACGRNMSSGTGVLATIGSTAPFVGLFGTVWGIMNSFIGIAKTQTTNLAVVAPGIAEALLATALGLVAAIPAVVIYNVFARSIAGYKAQVSDASAEVLLLVSRDLDHLPTERSSQPHMVKVG; this comes from the coding sequence ATGACACGTAATACAACCCCCGCTTCGCCAACCAAGCTTCACGGCCCATCCCGCGCCTGGCGCGCGATTGCTGCGATGCTGTTCAGCGTGCTGCTGGCGCCGACCGCTGCATTCGCCGACGCCACCGCCCCAGCCACGCCGCCGGCCGCCGAGCACAATGCTGCTGCCCCGGCCGCGCCCGCCGCTGCGCCAGTCGCCACGGACCCAACGCTGGCTGCCGACCCTGGCGCCGCCGATGAAACCGGCGTAGTCCTGGAAGAAGACAACACCCTGGGCATGGCCCACGATCTGTCGCCGTGGGGCATGTACCAGAATGCTGACGTCGTGGTGAAAGCCGTGATGATCGGCCTGGCCATTGCCTCGATCATCACCTGGACCATCTGGATCGCCAAGGGCTTCGAACTGCTGGGCGCCAAGCGTCGCCTGCGCACTGAAATCGTGCACCTGAAAAAGGCCACCACCCTCAAGGAAGCGAGCGAAAGCGCAACCAAGAAGGGCACCCTGGCCAACACCCTGGTCCATGACGCACTGGAAGAAATGCGCCTGTCGGCCAACACCCGCGAAAAAGAAGGCATCAAGGAACGTGTTGCCTTCCGCCTGGAGCGCCTGGTTGCAGCGTGCGGTCGCAACATGAGCAGCGGCACCGGCGTACTCGCCACCATCGGTTCCACCGCACCGTTTGTCGGTCTGTTCGGTACCGTGTGGGGCATCATGAACAGCTTTATCGGTATCGCCAAAACCCAGACCACCAACCTCGCCGTCGTTGCCCCAGGCATCGCAGAAGCGCTGCTGGCAACCGCCTTGGGCCTGGTTGCGGCAATTCCTGCGGTAGTGATCTACAACGTCTTCGCCCGTTCGATTGCCGGCTACAAAGCCCAGGTATCCGACGCGTCGGCAGAAGTCCTGCTGCTGGTCAGCCGCGACCTCGATCACCTGCCTACCGAGCGCAGCTCGCAACCGCACATGGTGAAAGTGGGGTAA
- the exbD gene encoding TonB system transport protein ExbD, with amino-acid sequence MGLHLNQGDDELVENHEINVTPFIDVMLVLLIIFMVAAPLATVDIKVDLPASSAKPAPRPEKPVFLSVKADQRLFLGEEEVKAETLGQVLDAKTQGKKDTTIFFQADKGVDYGDLMSVMDALRAAGYLKVGLVGLETAAKK; translated from the coding sequence ATGGGCCTGCATTTGAACCAAGGCGACGACGAGCTCGTCGAGAACCACGAAATCAACGTCACGCCGTTTATCGACGTGATGCTGGTGCTGCTGATCATCTTCATGGTGGCCGCACCGCTGGCCACCGTAGACATCAAGGTCGACCTGCCCGCATCCAGCGCAAAACCGGCGCCGCGGCCGGAGAAGCCGGTGTTCCTCAGCGTCAAGGCGGACCAGCGTCTGTTCCTGGGTGAAGAAGAAGTCAAAGCCGAAACCCTGGGGCAGGTGCTCGACGCCAAGACCCAAGGCAAGAAAGACACGACGATCTTCTTCCAGGCCGACAAGGGCGTGGACTACGGCGACCTGATGAGCGTGATGGATGCCCTGCGGGCAGCCGGCTACCTCAAGGTAGGCCTGGTCGGACTTGAGACGGCAGCCAAGAAATGA
- a CDS encoding energy transducer TonB produces MITTRHKLTRYGTSLAVVLGVHAVAIAIALHWSAPHTVQLPPAAMVIDLAPMPAPPPPAPPKVITPPQPPAPVEELPLPKLAEAPKPTIQVPKPVKPKPKPQPPKPVEKKIEPPKEKPSEDPPSDAPPTNAPAEKSAQPVPGPSPQQIAAKASWEGTLLAHLQKYKKYPPGAQARGKEGLNRLRFVVDAEGNVLSYELVGRSGNADLDRATLDMIRRAQPLPKPPADMVKSGSIEIVAPFVYNIEKRRR; encoded by the coding sequence ATGATCACGACGCGCCACAAACTGACGCGTTATGGCACCAGCCTTGCCGTCGTGCTGGGCGTGCATGCCGTCGCGATTGCCATCGCGCTCCATTGGTCCGCGCCGCATACCGTGCAGTTGCCACCGGCCGCCATGGTCATTGACCTGGCGCCGATGCCAGCACCGCCGCCGCCGGCACCGCCCAAGGTGATCACGCCGCCACAACCGCCTGCGCCGGTGGAAGAACTGCCCCTGCCGAAACTGGCCGAGGCACCCAAGCCAACGATCCAGGTGCCCAAGCCGGTCAAGCCCAAGCCCAAGCCACAACCGCCCAAGCCGGTGGAGAAAAAGATCGAGCCGCCCAAGGAGAAGCCTTCCGAGGACCCTCCGAGCGATGCTCCACCGACCAACGCGCCCGCTGAAAAATCGGCCCAGCCGGTTCCAGGCCCGTCACCGCAGCAAATCGCGGCCAAGGCATCCTGGGAAGGTACCCTGCTGGCGCACTTGCAGAAGTACAAGAAGTACCCGCCAGGCGCCCAGGCGCGTGGCAAGGAAGGCTTGAACCGCCTGCGCTTCGTGGTCGATGCCGAAGGCAACGTGCTGTCCTACGAGTTGGTGGGCCGTTCCGGCAACGCCGACCTGGACCGCGCCACACTGGACATGATCCGTCGTGCCCAGCCGCTGCCCAAGCCACCGGCCGACATGGTGAAAAGCGGCAGCATCGAGATCGTTGCACCGTTCGTGTACAACATCGAGAAGCGTCGCCGCTAA
- a CDS encoding hydrogen peroxide-inducible genes activator: MTLTELRYIVTLAQEQHFGHAAERCHVSQPTLSVGVKKLEDELGVLIFERSKSAVRLTPVGEGIVAQAQKVLEQAQSIRELAQAGKNQLTAPLKVGAIYTVGPYLFPHLIPQLHRVAPQMPLYIEENFTHVLRDKLRNGELDAIIIALPFNEADVLTLQLYDEPFQVLMPASHPWTQKTTIDAGLLNDKSLLLLGEGHCFRDQVLEACPTLTKGNDGAKHTTVESSSLETIRHMVASGLGISILPLSAVDSHHYAPGVIEVRPLTPPVPFRTVAIAWRASFPRPKAIEILADSIRLCSVAKPPAVAS; encoded by the coding sequence ATGACTCTTACAGAATTGCGCTACATCGTTACCCTCGCCCAAGAGCAGCACTTTGGCCACGCGGCCGAGCGTTGCCACGTCAGCCAGCCGACACTCTCGGTGGGCGTGAAAAAGCTTGAAGACGAACTCGGTGTGCTGATTTTCGAGCGCAGCAAAAGCGCCGTGCGCCTCACCCCGGTGGGCGAAGGCATTGTGGCCCAGGCTCAAAAGGTGCTGGAGCAAGCACAAAGCATTCGCGAGCTGGCCCAGGCTGGCAAGAACCAGCTGACCGCACCGCTGAAAGTCGGCGCCATCTATACCGTCGGCCCGTACCTGTTCCCACACCTGATCCCGCAACTGCACCGCGTCGCGCCGCAGATGCCGCTGTATATCGAAGAAAACTTCACTCACGTGCTGCGCGACAAGCTGCGCAACGGCGAGTTGGACGCGATCATCATCGCCCTGCCGTTCAACGAAGCCGACGTGCTCACCCTGCAACTCTACGATGAGCCGTTCCAGGTGCTGATGCCGGCCTCCCACCCGTGGACCCAGAAAACCACCATCGACGCCGGCCTGCTCAACGACAAGAGCCTGCTGTTGCTGGGCGAGGGCCACTGTTTCCGCGACCAGGTACTCGAAGCCTGCCCGACCCTGACCAAAGGCAACGACGGCGCCAAGCACACCACCGTCGAATCCAGCTCCCTGGAAACCATTCGCCACATGGTCGCCTCCGGCCTGGGCATCTCGATCCTGCCGTTGTCGGCGGTGGACAGCCATCACTACGCCCCCGGCGTGATCGAAGTGCGCCCACTCACGCCACCCGTGCCATTCCGTACCGTGGCCATCGCCTGGCGCGCCAGCTTTCCACGGCCCAAGGCAATTGAGATCCTCGCCGACTCGATCCGCCTGTGCTCGGTGGCCAAGCCGCCCGCTGTTGCGAGCTGA